One Etheostoma cragini isolate CJK2018 chromosome 6, CSU_Ecrag_1.0, whole genome shotgun sequence DNA window includes the following coding sequences:
- the LOC117946555 gene encoding fibrinogen silencer-binding protein translates to MASSSVFLSSMVGKARSSNFTLSEKLDLLGLVSPHIRILEEHTNKHAVIVDKNKCWDTVAEQYNALGGDRPHRTAQGLRTLYKRLKESAKQEVMQRRHAQPEYRASFSEPTRRIMEMIPHLFHHVPIHEKDQALRRLIYSKHNSPVEHPGSSSSLAGLQDYSAAVPSIPHEVVQLDPEEDVKPPPDLPILSTRTEPGLDRNQEQDAEQDLGSVHDYEASLSPVPSSVNIPLSNSPLPLGHDLYPNDIYPHHEPERFRPLHLAKEEHEMVLANHRKVAMYLEEKREGLKRKQDLEEELLRAKIKVEKLKAARLRHGLPIPL, encoded by the exons ATGGCTTCTagctctgtgtttctgtccagTATGGTGGGTAAAGCTCGATCCTCCAACTTTACCCTCTCTGAGAAGCTAGACCTGTTGGGGCTGGTCAGTCCTCACATCCGCATCCTGGAGGAGCACACCAACAAACATGCGGTCATCGTGGACAAGAACAAGTGCTGGGACACTGTGGCTGAGCAATACAATGCCTTGGGAGGGGACAGACCCCATCGCACCGCACAGGGCCTCAGGACCCTCTACAAGAGACTGAAGGAGTCAGCCAAGCAGGAAGTGATGCAGCGGAGACACGCCCAGCCAGAGTACAGAGCGAGCTTCTCCGAGCCAACCAGGAGAATTATGGAGATGATCCCTCACCTGTTTCACCATGTGCCCATTCATGAAAAGGACCAGGCACTGCGCAG ATTAATATACAGCAAGCACAACTCTCCTGTCGAACATCCTGGCAGCAGCTCCTCTCTGGCTGGACTACAGGACTACTCAGCAGCTGTCCCAAGTATCCCACATGAGGTGGTCCAACTGGACCCTGAAGAGGATGTTAAACCACCGCCAGACCTTCCCATCCTCTCCACACGCACAGAGCCAGGGCTGGACAGAAACCAGGAGCAGGACGCGGAGCAGGACTTGGGCAGCGTCCACGATTATGAAGCATCCTTGTCCCCTGTCCCTTCCTCCGTTAATATTCCTCTCTCCAACTCGCCGCTGCCCTTAGGCCACGACCTCTACCCAAACGACATCTACCCTCACCACGAGCCCGAAAGGTTTCGCCCTCTACATCTAGCCAAAGAGGAGCATGAGATGGTGTTAGCCAATCACAGGAAGGTTGCCATGTACctagaggagaagagggaggggcTGAAGAGGAAACAGGACCTGGAGGAAGAACTTCTGAGAGCCAAGATCAAAGTGGAGAAACTTAAGGCTGCTCGACTGAGACACGGACTTCCAATTCCTCTATAA